In a genomic window of Sulfuriferula nivalis:
- a CDS encoding FMN-binding glutamate synthase family protein, with translation MNDNEHILKHIAKEGSAGYDRKIMDYIHNAATHGLYEIRGMGAKRAVPNFDDLVLLGASLSRYPLEGYREKCSTKTILGTRFASKPIELEIPITIAGMSFGALSANVKESLGRAATELGTSTTTGDGGMTAEERQSSKTLVYQCLPSRYGFNPDDVRRADAIEIVIGQGAKPGGGGMLLGQKISPRVAKMRTLPEGIDQRSACRHPDWTGPDDLVIKIQELREMTDWEKPIYVKVGATRTFHDVKLAVHAGADVIVVDGMQGGTAATQTCFIEHVGIPTLAALRQAVDALEDLNMKGKVQLIISGGVRTGADVAKALAMGADAVAIGQGVLYALGCNHDAYTLDGVVHSACNDYEQLGTAAGYCHHCHTGRCPVGITTQDEQLAQRLMPDLGAKRLKNYLKTLNMELTTLARACGKQNVHHLEREDLAAMTIEAAAMARLPLAGTDWIPGFSQM, from the coding sequence ATGAACGATAACGAACACATACTCAAGCATATCGCCAAAGAAGGCAGTGCCGGCTACGACCGCAAGATCATGGACTATATTCATAACGCGGCGACTCATGGCTTATATGAAATTCGTGGTATGGGTGCCAAGCGCGCTGTACCGAATTTTGATGACTTGGTTTTACTCGGTGCGTCATTGTCGCGCTATCCGCTGGAAGGCTACCGCGAAAAATGTTCGACCAAAACCATACTCGGTACGCGTTTCGCCAGTAAGCCGATAGAGCTGGAGATACCGATCACCATCGCCGGCATGAGCTTCGGCGCGCTGTCGGCCAACGTCAAGGAATCGCTGGGTCGTGCTGCGACCGAGCTGGGCACCTCAACTACCACGGGGGATGGTGGTATGACTGCAGAAGAGCGACAATCGTCGAAAACGCTGGTATATCAGTGCCTGCCATCGCGTTATGGTTTTAACCCGGACGATGTGCGCCGCGCCGATGCGATAGAAATCGTGATCGGGCAGGGTGCTAAGCCGGGCGGTGGCGGCATGTTGCTGGGACAGAAAATTTCACCTCGCGTGGCCAAGATGCGTACTCTGCCGGAAGGTATCGACCAGCGTTCCGCCTGTCGCCATCCGGACTGGACCGGGCCGGACGATCTGGTGATCAAGATACAGGAACTGCGTGAGATGACTGACTGGGAAAAACCGATCTACGTCAAAGTCGGTGCCACGCGCACATTCCACGATGTCAAACTGGCAGTCCATGCTGGTGCCGATGTTATCGTGGTCGACGGCATGCAGGGCGGCACTGCGGCTACCCAGACCTGTTTCATCGAGCACGTTGGTATACCGACACTGGCGGCGTTGCGTCAGGCTGTTGATGCGCTGGAAGATCTGAACATGAAGGGTAAGGTGCAACTCATCATTTCAGGTGGTGTGCGTACCGGTGCCGATGTGGCTAAAGCCTTAGCCATGGGTGCCGATGCCGTAGCCATAGGTCAGGGCGTGTTGTATGCGCTGGGTTGCAATCACGACGCCTATACGCTGGACGGCGTGGTGCATAGTGCCTGCAATGATTATGAGCAGTTAGGTACGGCGGCGGGTTATTGCCACCACTGTCACACTGGGCGATGTCCAGTCGGCATCACCACTCAGGACGAGCAATTGGCGCAACGCCTGATGCCCGATCTGGGAGCGAAGCGGTTGAAGAATTACCTGAAAACGCTGAACATGGAACTGACTACACTGGCGCGCGCCTGCGGCAAGCAGAACGTGCATCATCTGGAGCGTGAGGATCTGGCAGCGATGACTATCGAAGCGGCAGCTATGGCAAGATTGCCATTAGCTGGTACTGACTGGATACCTGGTTTTTCGCAAATGTGA
- a CDS encoding protein glxC, with amino-acid sequence MDSMNFDLAVTPLRDLNRFLHKEAVAQGIKQVTVLHPDGAHNIAVGLNAPVAVDIEGHAGYYAAGMLKHGEVTIHGNAGTGVAENMMSGKVHVKGFASVSAGASAHGGLLVVDGDTSLRCGISLKGGDIVVGGSVGSFSGFMAQAGRMVICGNAGDALGDSLYEAVIYVRGKIKSLGADARIEDMTESDYQAVGELLAAAGYTYDPHEFKRVASAKSLYHWNADANQEY; translated from the coding sequence ATGGACAGCATGAATTTCGATCTGGCGGTAACGCCATTGCGCGATCTCAATCGCTTCCTGCACAAGGAAGCTGTAGCGCAAGGAATCAAACAGGTAACCGTGCTGCACCCGGATGGCGCACACAATATTGCGGTTGGTCTGAATGCGCCTGTCGCTGTGGATATTGAAGGTCATGCAGGTTATTACGCTGCCGGCATGCTTAAGCACGGCGAGGTCACTATTCATGGCAATGCCGGTACTGGTGTAGCGGAGAATATGATGTCTGGGAAAGTGCACGTTAAGGGCTTTGCCTCAGTATCGGCGGGCGCGTCCGCCCACGGCGGCTTGCTGGTAGTGGACGGCGATACCTCGCTGCGTTGTGGTATTTCGCTGAAGGGCGGCGATATTGTGGTTGGTGGGTCAGTCGGAAGTTTTTCCGGTTTCATGGCGCAAGCTGGGCGCATGGTGATCTGCGGCAATGCGGGTGATGCACTGGGTGATTCGCTATACGAGGCTGTGATTTACGTGCGTGGCAAGATTAAGTCACTGGGTGCAGATGCGCGCATTGAGGACATGACTGAGAGCGACTATCAAGCCGTTGGTGAATTGCTGGCGGCGGCAGGCTACACATACGACCCGCATGAATTCAAGCGCGTTGCATCGGCTAAAAGTCTGTATCACTGGAACGCCGACGCTAATCAGGAATATTAA
- a CDS encoding amidophosphoribosyltransferase, producing the protein MCGIVGLLVKTPALRARLGEMLVPMMIGMTERGPDSAGLAVFSAPLASGHKYSLYTASASFDWEGLAQQLFAHLRVPAKCEGHGNHAVLVTELAPEAVRQWFKEHFPVLHVLSCGRAIDLYKDIGTPGEVAQRYDFASLQGSHAVGHTRMATESAVTPDRAHPFTAGEDFCLVHNGSLSNPYGLRRMLETEGIHFETDNDTEAACRYLEWRMREGDVLETAIQKGFEELDGFYTFLIGTENKLALVRDPFACKPAIVAETDDYVAIASEFRSLAHLPDVKNAHIYEPNPEEMYVWTA; encoded by the coding sequence ATGTGTGGAATTGTAGGTTTACTCGTCAAGACCCCGGCGTTACGCGCGCGGTTAGGCGAAATGCTGGTGCCGATGATGATAGGGATGACCGAACGTGGCCCTGATTCAGCCGGGCTGGCCGTGTTCAGCGCGCCGTTGGCCAGTGGCCATAAATACAGCCTGTATACCGCCTCGGCTAGCTTTGACTGGGAAGGGTTGGCGCAACAGCTGTTCGCACACCTGCGTGTGCCTGCAAAGTGTGAAGGCCACGGCAACCATGCCGTGCTGGTCACCGAGCTGGCGCCGGAAGCTGTCAGACAGTGGTTTAAGGAACATTTCCCTGTGCTGCACGTGCTGTCGTGTGGCCGTGCCATCGACTTGTACAAGGATATCGGTACACCCGGCGAAGTGGCGCAGCGTTATGACTTCGCCAGTTTGCAGGGTAGCCACGCGGTAGGGCATACGCGCATGGCGACGGAGTCAGCTGTCACCCCAGACCGTGCTCACCCGTTTACGGCAGGCGAGGATTTCTGTCTTGTGCATAACGGCTCGCTATCGAATCCGTACGGGTTGCGGCGCATGCTGGAAACGGAAGGTATCCACTTCGAAACTGACAATGATACCGAAGCGGCCTGTCGTTATCTGGAGTGGCGCATGCGTGAAGGTGATGTACTGGAAACTGCTATCCAGAAAGGTTTCGAAGAGCTGGATGGTTTCTACACATTTTTGATTGGTACTGAAAATAAACTGGCTTTAGTGCGCGATCCGTTTGCCTGTAAACCAGCCATTGTCGCTGAGACTGACGACTACGTGGCAATCGCGTCCGAATTCCGCTCGCTGGCGCATTTACCGGATGTGAAAAATGCCCACATTTACGAACCCAATCCGGAGGAGATGTACGTATGGACAGCATGA